The Oncorhynchus mykiss isolate Arlee chromosome 8, USDA_OmykA_1.1, whole genome shotgun sequence genome includes the window atatatcaacatgattttccttcctcatgatgccatctattttgtgaagtgcaccagtccctactgcagcaaaaggacccccacaacatgatgctgccacccccgtgcttcacggttgggatggtattctttggcttgcaagcctcccccttttccctccaaacataacgatggtcattatgaccaaacagttctatttttgtttcatcagaccagaggacatttctcaaaaaagtacaatctttgtctccatgtccagttgcaaaccgtagtctggcttttttatggcggatttgAAGTAGTGGATTTtctttgctgagtggcctttcaggttatgtcgacacagtactcgtttgactgtggatatagatacatctGTACCTGTTActttcagcatcttcacaaggtcctttgctgttctgggattgatttgcacttttcgcaccaaattacgttcatatctaggagacaaaacgcgtctccttcctgagtggtatgacagctgtgtgttcccatggtgtttatacttgcgtactattttttgtacagatgaacgtggtaccttcaggtgtttggaaattgctcctaaggatgaaccagacttgtggaggtctacaattatttctgaggtcttggctgatttctttagattttcccatgatgtcaagcaaagaggcactgagtttgaaggtaggccttgaaatacatccacaggtacacctccaattgactcaaatgatgtgaattagcccatcagaagcttctaaagccatgacctcattttctgaaattgtccaagctgtttaaaggcacagtcaacttagtgtatgtaaacttctgacccactggaattgatacagtgaaataatctgtctgtaaacaatttttggaaaaatgacttgtcatgcacaaagtagatgtcctaactgacttgccaaaactattgtttgtcaACAAGAGatgtttggagtggttgaaaaatgagttttaatgactccaaccttagtgtgtgtatatatatatatatatatatatatatatatatatatatatatatatatatcagcaacaaaaaaaaaactcctctcactgtcaactgttttattttcagcaaacttaacatgtataaatatttgtatgaacataagattcaacaactgagacacaaactgaacaagttccacagacatgtaactaacagaaatggaataatgtgtccctgagcaaaggggtggtcaaaatcaaattaagtcagtatctggtgtggccaccagctgcattaagtactgcagtgcatctcctcctcatggactacaccagatttgccagttcttgccgTGAGATGtttccccactcttccaccaaggcacctgcaagttcccggacatttctggggtgaagggccctagccttcaccctccgatccatcaggtcccagacgtgcgcaatgggattgagatccggacttttcgctggccatggcagaacactgacattcctatcttgcaggaaatcatacacagagcgagcagtatggctggtggcattgtcatgctagaggGTCATCTCAGGATGAGCCTCTTTTAGTGtcataagttttcataactgtgactttaattgcctactgtctgtaaactgttagtgtcttaacgactgttccacaggtgcatgttcatgttTATGGTTCAAGCATAGGAAACAGtgcttaaaccctttacaatgaagatctgtgaagttatttggatttttacgaagtATCTTTGAAAGACCTTGTCCTGAAAAAGGAACATTTCTTTTtttggtgtgtgtatatgtacatacagtggggcaaaaaaagtatttagtcagccaccaattgtgcaagttctcccacttaaaacgatgagagaggcttgtaattttaatcataggtacacttcaactatgagagacaaaaaaatccagaaaaatcacattgtaggatttttaatgaatttattagcaaattatggtggaaaataagtatttggtcacctacaaacaagcaagatttctgtttctcacagacctgtaacttcttctttaagaggctcctctgtcctccactcgttacctgtattaatggcacctgtttgaacttgttatcagtataaaagacacctgtccacaacctcaaacagtcacactccaaactccactatggccaagaccaaagagctctcaaaggacaccagaaacaaaattgtagacctgcaccaggctgggaagactgaatctgcaataggtaagcagcttggtttgaagaaatcaactgtgggaagaattattaggaaatggaagacatacaagaccactgataatctccctcgatctggggctccacacaagatctcaccccgtggggtcaaaatgatcacaagaacggtgagcaaaaatcccagaaccacacggggggaccttgtgaatgacctgcagagagctgggaccaaagtaacaaagcctaccatcagtaattcactacgccgccagggactcaaatcctgcagtgccagacgtgtcccctgcttaagccagtacatgtccaggcccgtcttaagtttgctagagagcatttggatgatccagaagaagattgggagaatgtcatctggtcagatcaaaccaaaatataactttttggtagaaactcaactcgtcgtgtttggaggacaaagaatgctgagttgcatccaaagaacaccatacctactaagaggcatgggggtggaaacatcatgctttgggctgtttttctgcaaagggacaaggacgactgatccgtgtaaaggaaagaatgaatggggccatgtatcgtgagattttgagtgaacctCTTtccatttcaaggtcctggagtggcctagccagtctccagctctcaaccccatagaccatttttggagggagttgaaagtctgtgttgcccagcaacagccccaaaacatcactgctctagaggagatctgcatggaggaatgggccaaaataccagcaacagtgtgtgaaaaccttgtgaagacttacagtaaacgtttgacctctgtcattgccaacaaagggtatataacaaagtattgagaaacttttgttattgaccaaatactttattttccaccataatttgcaaataaattcattaaaaatcctacaatgtgattttctggatttttttttcttctcattttgtctgtcatagttgaagtgtacctatgatgaaaattacaggcctcatctttttaagtgggagaacttgcacaattggtggctgactaaatacttttttgccccactgtacgtatgtgtatgtatatacactactcaaaaaaataaagggaacacttaaacaatacaatgtaactccaagtcaatcacacttctgtgaacaatacatttcacatgctgttgtgcaaatggaatagacaacaggtggaaattataggcaattagcaagacacccccaataaaggagtgcttctgcaggtggtgaccacagaccacttctcagttactattcttcctggctgatgttttggtcacttttgaatgctggcggtgctttcactctagtggtttcatgagacggagtctacaacccacacaagtggctcaggtagtgcagctcatccaggatggcacatcaatgcgagctgtggcaagaaagtTTGCTGTGTTTGTCACCGTAGTGTCCAGAATAtgaaggcgctaccaggagacaggccagtacatcaggagacgtggaggaggccgtaggagtgcaacaacccagcagcaggaccgctacctccgcctttgtgcaaggaggagcactgccagagccctgcaaaatgacctccagcaggccacaaatgtgcatgtgtctgctcaaacggtcagaaacagactccatgagggtggtatgagggcccgatgtccacaggtaggggttgtgcttacagcccaacaccgtgcaggacgtttggcatttgccagagaacaccaagattggcaaattcgccactggcgccctgtgctcttcacaaatgaaagcgggttcacactgagcacatgtgacagatgtgacagaatCTGGAGACGCcctggagaacgttctgctgcctgcaacatcctccagcatgaccggtttggcggtgggtcagtcatggtgtggggtggcatttctttggggggccgcacagccctccatgtgctcgccagaggtagcctgactgccattaggtaccgagatgagatcctcagaccccttgtgagaccatatgctggtgcggttggccctgggttcctcctaatgcaagacaatgctagacctcatgtggctagagtgtgtcagcagttcctgcaagaagaaggcattgatgctatggactggtccgcccgttccccagacctgaatccaattgagcacatctgggacatcatgtctcgctccatccaccaacgccacgttgcaccacagactgtccaggagttggcggatgctttagtccaggtctgggaggagatccctcaggagaccatccgccacctcatcaggagcatgcccaggcattgtagggaggtcatacaggcacgtggaggccacacacactactgagcctaattttgacttgtattaaggacattacatcaaagttggatcagcctgtagatcagcctgtagtgtgactccaaatccagacctccatgggttgataaatttgatttccattgataatttttgtgtaattttgttgtcagcacattcaactatgtaaagaaaataatatttaattcattcagatccaggatgtgttattttagtgttccttttatttttttgagctgtgtgtgtgtgtgtgtgtgtgtgtgtgtacagtgccttgcgaaagtattcggcccccttgaactttgcgaccttttgccacatttcaggcttcaaacatagagatataaaactgtattttgtttgtgaagaatcaacaacaagtgggacacaatcatgaagtggaacgacatttattggatatttcaaacttttttaacatatcaaaaactttTTCAgttttgggcgtgcaaaattattcagcccctttactttcagtgaagcaaactctccccagaagttcagtgaggatctctgaatgatccaatgttgacctaaatgactaatgatgataaatacaatccacctgtgtgtaatcaagtctccgtataaatgcacctgcactgtgatagtctcagaggtccgttaaaagcgcagagagcatcatgaagaataaggaacacaccaggcaggtccgagatactgttgtgaagaagtttaaagccggatttggatacaaaaagatttcccaagctttaaacatcccaaggagcactgtgcaagcgataatattgaaatggaaggagtatcagaccactgcaaatctaccaagacctggccgtccctctaaactttcagctcatacaaggagaagactgatcagagatgcagccaagaggcccatgatcactctggatgaactgcagagatctacagctgaggtgggagactctgtccataggacaacaatcagttgtatattgcacaaatctggcctttatggaagagtggcaagaagaaagccatttcttaaagatatccataaaaagtgtagtttaaagtttgccacaagccacctgggagacaccaaacatgtggaagaaggtgctctggtcagatgaaaccaaaattgaactttttggcaacaatgcaaaacgttatgtttggtgtaaaagcaacacagctcatcaccctgaacacaccatcaccactgtcaaacatggtggtggcagcatcatggtttgggcctgcttttcatcagcagggacagggaagatggttaaaattgatgggaagatggatggagccaaatacaggaccattctggaagaaaacctgatggagtctgcaaaagacctgagactgggacggagatttgtcttccaacaagacaatgatccaaaacataaagcaaaatctacactggaatggttcaaaaataaacatatccagttgttagaatggccaagtcaaagtccagacctgaatccaatcgagaatctgtggaaagaactgaaaactgctgttcacaaatgctctccatccaacctcactgagctcgagctgttttgcaaggaggaatgggaaaaaatgtcagtctctcggtgtgcaaaactgatagagacataccccaagcaacttacagctgtaatcgcagcaaagggtggcgctacaaagtattaacttaagggggctgaataattttgcacgccaatttttcagtttttgatttgttaaaaaagtttgaaatatccaataaatgtcgttccacttcatgattgtgtcccacttcttcacaaaaaaatacagttttatatctttgtttgaagcctgaaatgtggcaaaaggtcgcaaagttcaagggggccgaatacttttgcaaggcactgtgtatatatatatatatacgcgcTACTGCTTGACAAAataaaatcttggtcgaccaaacaatcgacccgTTGACTAATTGGGGTCATCCCTAATTCACATTAATATAtttagaaacatatattatatccttatttacaataaaaatgaCTCCAATGACACACTACATTAtataccattaatttctattgggcactaAATCTGAAACCCAACTAAaataaactgcaaatgcatccaagcATGATGTTGTCATTGCATTCTAGGACCAAATGCTAAACTTTTGACACTTCAATTCTAAGATTATTTAGGGGTGTCAATTTTGACCCCTACCCTTTTTGAGAAAAAACAAGTATTACTTGTTAACAAAGTCTTCCTCTGAGCAATTGTTTTAGTATAAAATATAatggagcatacaatatagctcagtatttgaattgtttattttatacagttattactgctcatctttatcaaggatgTCAATCATTTCTGACCCCTCTGTATATGTAGTGTACCGGTATCTCTGTTTAATTAATGCACAATTCAGATGGTGACTATATTCGTCCTTCTGACTATTTCAGGCTAACCGTAATATGATGCAGAGTGAGAGGAAAGGGAAAACTGCTGAAACTCCAGTGGTTCCTCCTAGACCCACAGAAGAGGTAGGCTTGGATGATTGACTGGTCAGGATTTATAATCATATCTAAATTATCTGTATCTATCAGTTATCCTGTGTCATGGTGGCTCAAATAGGAGGATTTTGTCTTATGTTTCCAGGAGATAAACAGACCAGCCAGACGTGGTCagcaaaatacaaaaaaagacaATCTGGTAAGCGCATGCACAtacgctcgcacacacacgcaaacacatgcacactcctTATCTGTAATTTATTTTCTAGGACCAATGTGATGATGAATGCCTTAAAGAGGGTGAATCTCTCTTCCTGGTGGTaaaagagggagaggacaagGATGAAGAAGAGGCCGTGGTTAAACTTACAGATAGCACATCAGTAAGTTTGTTTTCATCTTATATTCTACATCCCCCTAGACCTCGACCTGTATCCACAAAGCTTCTCGGAGTAGGAGCGCTGATCTAGGATTAGTTTGGGCTTTTAGACCGTAATGACATATTGACAGGTGGGGTCCTGATCCTAGATAAGCACTCATACTCTGATACGCTTTAGGAATATGGGCACAGTACTCTATCCTTGCTGTGTTCATGCAAATATCAGGGTTTCACTTCAATTCAGTTAAGATTATTCCATGATTAAATGCTGGTGTTTTCCAGATTTTCTCACCATGTTTCTAACAGACactgagttttttttaaatgttttttttattttaccttttattaaactaggcaagtcagttaagaacattcttattttcaatgacggcctaggaacagtgggtttaactgccttgttcagggtcagaacgacagatttgtaccttgtcagctcagggatttgaacttgcaacctttcggttactagtccaacgctctaaccactagcatATCCTAACCACTAGGTGAACCAAATTAACACTTCCCTTTACTTGCCCTTTGCGTTAATGTATTGATTTGCATTCTATTGTTCTTAGGCCAATATGCGAGAACCCACGAGACACAATCCTTTCATGCCACGTGGTGCTGGAGGCAAGGTAACGTTCAAACCTCCTATTTTCATGCACACACATCTGTTGATCTCCCATTGTGTACATTGTAGTTCCCTTCCTCCAGGTGTTAACTATGGTTTACAATATGCATATTATGGTTCCATTGTGGGATAACTGTTATAGTCCTCTAGTGTAAAAGTTGTTATATTTGATTATTGTCTGTTTCAGGGTAAAACCAAGAAGCGTGAACCCCAGCAGGGAGTTTCAGTCAGTGACTCAACAGAGGTAGCTCTGCACCCTGACACTCCTACTAACACTGTTCTGCCAGATACCCGTGCTGTTTTAATGGATATCTACTGTACAACTGTCACTCCTGAGGTTTTGTTTGTGTATGCGATTGCTTGACTGCCACAGTTAACAGACTGTAAAGTGGCCCAGGATTGCAAAATGGCTGTCACATGAGGTCTATTAGATGACtagctcttttttttttcttggtCACTGGAAGGATTTTCCCACACGGTATTCTCTGACTCCCAActaagatttaaaaaaatatatatatcttctGTTCTCTTTATCTCTACCTACCAAAAACCCAGCCACACCACCTCACCCCTTACTTTGCATTGTGAATTTATTAGATTGCTATTTGCCTGAACTTGTTCCCCTGCTTCCTGTTTCTTTGAACCCTGGAAGATTTTAGATGCTCAACTTCTGCAAAACAGCAGAGAAAGGAACTGAAATCCAAAATCGCAACTTGAAATCTGAAACTGACCACATATTTTCTCAGTTCTGGCCTGTGAATCTGATCTCTGATTAATTGTCTCTATATCTTGGTTGCTACACTGGCAGCAAAAACATTGGTTTGCCAAGAAATGTTCTACTTTTCTTTAGTGTGTAGAATGTATACATAACAGCATGTCATTTATCACCCCTGCCCTCTCAGAACAAAGGTGGAAATAAATCATTATTCGACCAATTGGAGGTATTCCGTATTAATCCAGCGGAGCCAGAGCAGCAGGTTGGTTTCTGTAAACAATGTTAATAATATCAATCTGTGCTCTTAAATACCCACAGATTTACTTTTCACTCTTGGTTTCCTCTAACTGCCATGGAGTTGTGCAATTGATTTTAAATAGATTTTTGATTGAAAAGTATGATTTTCTGAAGCTGATTTAGGAAAATGTGTGTCTCAGCAGAATATGGATGGCCTGATGGAGTGGTGGAGCACAGTGGAGCGTGAGTCCgaaacatgcacacatacacacaatactAGCGTAGGGGTATTCCTTAAACTTGATCCAAATGAAGCCCTTTCTCTTTTGCTGCAGAGTGGGAAGACATGCCTCAAGAGCATGACATGACTGAGAAAGAGGAGGCCAAGTAAGTGATTCCTTATGTTGGGTGTTACCTTATGTGCGTGCACCTGTATAGAACAGCCATGTTATAAAGCTGGTAAATCATACTATAGTAAGTAAGCATGGAAAATACTAATTCATCTGAACTTGTTTTCCAGGGTGTTTGCAGTGACAGCTGAGAAGGTGCAGAAAGGTATCCGTGTGTTCAACAAGCTGTTCTCAGAGCGTGCAGAGAGCCTGTGGCAGCACGTCATTGACCTTAACAACATTGCAGACGCCCTCGACTGTTTCAACAAGAAGACTAAGATCGCCCAAATCACTGGTGGTTCCACCAGCGCGGTAGGAGGCGTATGTACCATTGTAGGCCTCGCCCTGGCCCCCGTCACCTTCGGAACCTCTCTGATTGTCACGGCGGTGGGGCTGGGCGTGGCCACGGCGGGTGGCCTCACCACGGCTGGAGCCGGAATCTCCAACACGGTCAACAACTCCATGGACCGCAAGAAGGTGGAGGCCATCGTGACGGACTACCAGGAGAAGATAACCGACATCAACAAGTGCATGCTGTTCATCAAGCAGGGGATTGAGAGTCTGCGCAGGT containing:
- the LOC110530582 gene encoding uncharacterized protein LOC110530582 isoform X4, whose translation is MNKLNPFKSTPKDNEDAKLLRDKERQEEEKQKTVKSNLIQRERKERTETQPAVPPRPTEEELKDTALHDRLKKRETNDNQANRNMMQSERKGKTAETPVVPPRPTEEEINRPARRGQQNTKKDNLDQCDDECLKEGESLFLVVKEGEDKDEEEAVVKLTDSTSANMREPTRHNPFMPRGAGGKGKTKKREPQQGVSVSDSTENKGGNKSLFDQLEVFRINPAEPEQQQNMDGLMEWWSTVEQWEDMPQEHDMTEKEEAKVFAVTAEKVQKGIRVFNKLFSERAESLWQHVIDLNNIADALDCFNKKTKIAQITGGSTSAVGGVCTIVGLALAPVTFGTSLIVTAVGLGVATAGGLTTAGAGISNTVNNSMDRKKVEAIVTDYQEKITDINKCMLFIKQGIESLRRFDLLKMKKHAYNRDFPGLNNIYEDGAMAGKAILINANEMMRVVQIANVAGSTAARAVQIASMATGVLTGLFVGMDIYFVAKDSKELKKGAKSEFAAKIREVATQLHDGLVELNGIRVELQSSDPGNTNETNIQNTDNTNYSKKTDISDDDINNY
- the LOC110530582 gene encoding uncharacterized protein LOC110530582 isoform X3, giving the protein MNKLNPFKSTPKKDNEDAKLLRDKERQEEEKQKTVKSNLIQRERKERTETQPAVPPRPTEEELKDTALHDRLKKRETNDNQANRNMMQSERKGKTAETPVVPPRPTEEEINRPARRGQQNTKKDNLDQCDDECLKEGESLFLVVKEGEDKDEEEAVVKLTDSTSANMREPTRHNPFMPRGAGGKGKTKKREPQQGVSVSDSTENKGGNKSLFDQLEVFRINPAEPEQQQNMDGLMEWWSTVEQWEDMPQEHDMTEKEEAKVFAVTAEKVQKGIRVFNKLFSERAESLWQHVIDLNNIADALDCFNKKTKIAQITGGSTSAVGGVCTIVGLALAPVTFGTSLIVTAVGLGVATAGGLTTAGAGISNTVNNSMDRKKVEAIVTDYQEKITDINKCMLFIKQGIESLRRFDLLKMKKHAYNRDFPGLNNIYEDGAMAGKAILINANEMMRVVQIANVAGSTAARAVQIASMATGVLTGLFVGMDIYFVAKDSKELKKGAKSEFAAKIREVATQLHDGLVELNGIRVELQSSDPGNTNETNIQNTDNTNYSKKTDISDDDINNY
- the LOC110530582 gene encoding uncharacterized protein LOC110530582 isoform X2, with protein sequence MLKSHLPPQKSFPATDIPMQGPVHLLLFLFHYKDNEDAKLLRDKERQEEEKQKTVKSNLIQRERKERTETQPAVPPRPTEEELKDTALHDRLKKRETNDNQANRNMMQSERKGKTAETPVVPPRPTEEEINRPARRGQQNTKKDNLDQCDDECLKEGESLFLVVKEGEDKDEEEAVVKLTDSTSANMREPTRHNPFMPRGAGGKGKTKKREPQQGVSVSDSTENKGGNKSLFDQLEVFRINPAEPEQQNMDGLMEWWSTVEQWEDMPQEHDMTEKEEAKVFAVTAEKVQKGIRVFNKLFSERAESLWQHVIDLNNIADALDCFNKKTKIAQITGGSTSAVGGVCTIVGLALAPVTFGTSLIVTAVGLGVATAGGLTTAGAGISNTVNNSMDRKKVEAIVTDYQEKITDINKCMLFIKQGIESLRRFDLLKMKKHAYNRDFPGLNNIYEDGAMAGKAILINANEMMRVVQIANVAGSTAARAVQIASMATGVLTGLFVGMDIYFVAKDSKELKKGAKSEFAAKIREVATQLHDGLVELNGIRVELQSSDPGNTNETNIQNTDNTNYSKKTDISDDDINNY
- the LOC110530582 gene encoding uncharacterized protein LOC110530582 isoform X1, yielding MLKSHLPPQKSFPATDIPMQGPVHLLLFLFHYKDNEDAKLLRDKERQEEEKQKTVKSNLIQRERKERTETQPAVPPRPTEEELKDTALHDRLKKRETNDNQANRNMMQSERKGKTAETPVVPPRPTEEEINRPARRGQQNTKKDNLDQCDDECLKEGESLFLVVKEGEDKDEEEAVVKLTDSTSANMREPTRHNPFMPRGAGGKGKTKKREPQQGVSVSDSTENKGGNKSLFDQLEVFRINPAEPEQQQNMDGLMEWWSTVEQWEDMPQEHDMTEKEEAKVFAVTAEKVQKGIRVFNKLFSERAESLWQHVIDLNNIADALDCFNKKTKIAQITGGSTSAVGGVCTIVGLALAPVTFGTSLIVTAVGLGVATAGGLTTAGAGISNTVNNSMDRKKVEAIVTDYQEKITDINKCMLFIKQGIESLRRFDLLKMKKHAYNRDFPGLNNIYEDGAMAGKAILINANEMMRVVQIANVAGSTAARAVQIASMATGVLTGLFVGMDIYFVAKDSKELKKGAKSEFAAKIREVATQLHDGLVELNGIRVELQSSDPGNTNETNIQNTDNTNYSKKTDISDDDINNY